In Platichthys flesus chromosome 20, fPlaFle2.1, whole genome shotgun sequence, a single genomic region encodes these proteins:
- the LOC133931847 gene encoding kelch-like protein 10 yields MRGTLYNELRRAGLFCDAVLKVEEVEFPIHRTILYGCSPYFQALFKHCPTTSQIFHIPLVSPHILRVIIEFAYTGSVASTEDNVQELMMTADMLNIVGIIQACSRYIGEQLCPQNCVGIWQFTDICESFELRCKAFHYIIQHFEEVVPAEEFLQLSVKELTAVLGKDELSVRIESSVFEAILRWISHIPREREQHIAKLLSKVRLGLTSRLYILTQVITNELVLSSTECKLITEHSMCMLWHISTIEPLPCGLSNTLARPRVPNSFLLVTGGCIGGVDCGDMDSYDSVVDHCINISDKLQNPLAYHGTVFLNGYVYCVGGIQREHCCNNVVRLDLRTHVWQEVAPMHYRRGYVSITVLNGFIYALGGSDGLVELNTGEHYCPETNQWTLIAPMHLLRSDASCTVLHGKIYMCGGFTGTECLQTAECYDPETDRWTMISPMSCVRRGLRVVEYNERIYAIGGFDGIQCLSNVEAYDPGSNSWHPVSPMRSDRSNFCLEVIENLFYVIGGFIGISNVEHIDVYCPSSDLWVARKAIMSRSYASSCVVSGIPNVAEFITSRYSLPLFNVDLGPGYFS; encoded by the exons atgaggGGAACATTGTATAATGAACTCCGCCGGGCGGGACTGTTCTGTGACGCCGTCCTcaaagtggaggaggtggagtttcCAATTCACCGGACCATCCTCTATGGATGCAGTCCCTACTTTCA AGCTCTCTTTAAACACTGTCCAACCACAAGTCAGATTTTCCACATCCCCCTCGTGTCTCCTCACATCCTGCGGGTCATCATTGAGTTTGCATACACTGGCTCTGTTGCTTCCACAGAGGACAACGTGCAGGAGTTGATGATGACAGCTGATATGCTCAACATAGTTGGCATCATACAAGCATGCTCGCGCTATATCGGTGAGCAGCTCTGCCCACAGAACTGCGTTGGCATCTGGCAGTTCACAGATATCTGCGAAAGCTTCGAGCTGCGGTGCAAGGCCTTCCACTACATCATCCAGCACTTTGAGGAGGTCGTTCCTGCAGAAGAgttcctgcagctctctgtgaaAGAGCTGACCGCAGTCCTTGGCAAAGATGAACTTAGTGTGAGGATTGAAAGTTCTGTGTTTGAAGCAATCCTGCGCTGGATCAGCCACATACCCAGAGAACGAGAGCAACACATTGCTAAGCTTTTGTCTAAG GTGCGGCTGGGCCTGACAAGCAGATTGTACATTTTGACCCAAGTGATCACCAATGAGCTGGTGTTGAGCAGCACTGAGTGCAAGCTAATAACTGAACATTCCATGTGTATGTTATGGCACATATCCACAATAGAACCCTTGCCGTGTGGTCTCAGTAACACTCTCGCCCGTCCTCGTGTGCCTAACTCCTTCCTGTTGGTCACTGGAGGCTGCATCGGGGGGGTTGATTGTGGCGATATGGATTCGTACGATTCCGTCGTTGACCACTGCATCAACATCTCAGACAAGCTGCAGAATCCTCTGGCCTATCATGGCACCGTCTTCCTCAATGGTTATGTCTACTGTGTCGGTGGCATACAGAGAGAGCACTGCTGTAACAACGTGGTCAGGTTGGACCTGAGGACACACGTCTGGCAGGAGGTGGCGCCGATGCACTACCGCCGCGGCTACGTGAGCATCACCGTGCTGAACGGGTTCATCTATGCCCTCGGCGGCTCTGACGGACTGGTTGAACTCAACACTGGGGAGCACTACTGTCCCGAAACCAACCAGTGGACACTTATTGCACCCATGCACTTGCTGAGGAGCGACGCCAGCTGCACAGTACTGCATGGCAAG ATATACATGTGTGGTGGTTTCACCGGGACCGAGTGCCTGCAGACGGCTGAATGTTACGATCCAGAAACCGACCGTTGGACAATGATCAGCCCGATGAGCTGTGTGCGACGTGGACTGAGAGTTGTTGAATATAATGAGAGAATCTATGCA ATCGGTGGCTTCGATGGAATCCAGTGTCTGTCAAATGTTGAGGCCTACGACCCCGGGTCCAACTCCTGGCACCCGGTGAGCCCCATGAGGTCCGACCGCAGCAACTTCTGCCTGGAGGTGATAGAGAACCTGTTCTACGTCATTGGGGGCTTCATCGGCATCTCCAACGTGGAACACATAGACGTGTATTGTCCTTCTAGTGACCTCTGGGTCGCCCGTAAAGCCATCATGTCCCGCAGCTACGCAAGCTCCTGTGTCGTGTCTGGAATCCCCAACGTGGCAGAGTTTATAACATCTCGATACTCACTGCCGCTCTTCAATGTGGATTTGGGTCCAGGCTATTTCAGCTGA
- the armc7 gene encoding armadillo repeat-containing protein 7, translating to MRRSDSTGGAERFEYLQTLVTEFQDTDSGEAKEQVLANLANFAYDPKNMESLRELQVTDLFLDMLTEENENLVEFGMGGLCNLSMEPQCRDLILQSSGISLVTDCLSSQREETVLSAITTLMNLTTPQSRSDITAPAIVQCMLRFSLSENPRLRSLAAVFLQDCCSREQVARAEQQMQGQQTAVGIPLPKDS from the exons ATGAGGAGGAGCGACTCGACCGGAGGAGCGGAGCGGTTCGAGTATCTCCAGACTCTGGTGACGGAGTTCCAGGACACGGACAGCGGAG AGGCCAAGGAGCAGGTGCTGGCGAACCTGGCCAACTTCGCCTACGACCCGAAGAACATGGAGTCTCTGCGGGAGCTGCAGGTGACCGACCTCTTCCTGGACATGTTGACCGAGGAGaacgagaacctggtggagttTGGGATGG GAGGGTTGTGTAACCTCAGCATGGAGCCGCAGTGCAGAGacctcatcctgcagagcaGCGGGATCAGCTTAGTCACCGACTGTCTGTCCAGCCAGAGGGAAGAGACCGTCCTGTCGGCCATCACCACGCTCATGAACCTCACCACGCCACAGTCCCGCTCTGACATCACCGCCCCGGCCATCGTGCAGTGCATGCTGCGCTTCTCCCTGTCGGAGAACCCCCGGCTGCGCAGCCTGGCAGCCGTGTTCCTGCAGGACTGCTGCAGCCGGGAGCAGGTGGCCCGGGCGGAGCAGCAGATGCAGGGACAACAGACGGCGGTCGGGATCCCGCTGCCCAAAGACAGCTGa